The Lycium ferocissimum isolate CSIRO_LF1 unplaced genomic scaffold, AGI_CSIRO_Lferr_CH_V1 ctg17996, whole genome shotgun sequence sequence GGCGGGACGCAAGCACCAGACCATgtatcggttataagttattgcttctccctacttatgatatttttactcatgctttatattatatatgtattcatgttcatgctcacaaccaggtttcagtttcacgttcagttcttatctttattactttatgtcccatgttatttcattcagttgctttacataccagtacattcaatgtgctgacgtccccttttattgcccgggggcctgcatttcacgatgcaggtactgatATACAGGACGAcacatctgctcagtaggacagcagtcgtatcagcttattggtgagccccatctcattcggggtttagtcaactctttattttatgattagttatgcatctaaggtatactgggggccttgtcccagtaagtatgttttccagtcagactcatgatagaggtttcatagactagacaagtcagttatgttatgtcagacattcggagtcgtatagccatttgggctcattcatgttatttctgcactcatgtttaaacaagtatttttattaagtattatgacttactacgtcttataaaggctcatcatgcattcacgttatattccgctcatgttatgcctcatgatgattctgcaagccatgtggttcgctcggtcacatgcagtatggcaccgagtgccgtgtttcgcccaggccatggttcggggcgtgacacaggtgttatatgtatagatgtTATATGGGGGCTTGTCGGCCTTAGTTTGGTACTGGTACTGTTGTTGTGGCCTTGACAGCCGTGTGATCTGTTGTAGACATTAGTAGCAGTGTGGTCGgcttgcgtgtatatatattaattaatgtGTTGGGCCTTTTCTATGTGCGCAGTGATCCTATCATGTTGCACATATGTCATATGGTTCCTCATAGTTATTATAGCTGAGTATGTTGAATGTACGCCAGGTGGTACTTGGCCGGTAGAGCCATGTGCCCGTCATGCCCCCcgatttggggtgtgacatgcgGATTGGTAGAAAGGGTAATCTCAGCCCTCGATTTATCGGCCCTTATGagattttgaaaagaaatggGAAAGTGGCTTACGAGTTGAAGTTACCATCTGAGATGGCTATGGTGCATCCtgtgtttcacatttcgatgAGGATGTACAAGCCTGATCCTTCTCATGTCTTTAATTGTGAAGAGATTGAAATCAATGAAGggttgtcttatgaagaagaacaTGTACAAGTATTGGACCGTCAAGTTAGGAGATTAAGAACAAAAGATGTGGCTTCGGTTATAGTACTGTGGCATAATCATAATATTGAAGAAGCTACTTGAGAAGCTGAGGTGTAAAAGAAGAGGAGATATCCTTATTTGTTCCCTGCTACAGGTACATGTTGAACCTTTCGGTTTTGTTTTCCTGTGAAAGTTTAGAGTGGAGTTTGAATCTACCACTATTGTGTTTAGGCTTGAATGATGCATTGATGATGTGGTTAATCGTATGTAATCTCTGAGGATCTTTCACTTTGCTAATAAAACTCTTCAAATTTCTGAAACTGTAAGGTTTAGTAAAGAATCTCaggccatgactttcattcgaagacgaatgatcctaagggggggggggataatgtaacattccgtaaattcgagttaggtgtCAATGTGAAATAATTGGGTTTTAGATGTCATCTTAGCTATATGGATCCTTTCGGGATGGGCACACGTGTTAAATGATCTTTTCTGGGTGAAACGACATAAGGAAGTTCATTAGAAATTTtga is a genomic window containing:
- the LOC132042804 gene encoding uncharacterized protein LOC132042804, with amino-acid sequence MRIGRKGNLSPRFIGPYEILKRNGKVAYELKLPSEMAMVHPVFHISMRMYKPDPSHVFNCEEIEINEGLSYEEEHVQVLDRQVRRLRTKDVASVIVLWHNHNIEEAT